One Lodderomyces beijingensis strain CBS 14171 genome assembly, chromosome: 5 DNA segment encodes these proteins:
- a CDS encoding mitochondrial 54S ribosomal protein bL28m — translation MMMNFLKQASAFSVFSSASSRRNALAGIRHFTSTTPVQERRPPYDKFRKITKYVKRIDENEYTIGQEHPKNLRIPKKIPETPHYKYETRFFKRQNRGLYGGRQRTASKTCSEYFNKNLRSHRPNVNKGGLWSEILNKRIQARISANVLKTVSKVGGIDQYLLKSTPARIKTMGLLGWKLRYQLLQKLEQDERGTLDSKPVQYIHPDGRKFTQTKKQILDELFEHVKRDSYLPVHEKQFLKEYCWLSYGDLVAKLDEYNAKFGALIQSVNSASSPIQQQQGV, via the coding sequence atgatgatgaatttCCTCAAACAAGCCTCTGCATTCTCCGTATTCAGCCTGGCTAGTCTGAGGAGGAATGCATTAGCTGGCATCAGACACTTTACATCTACGACACCTGTGCAAGAACGAAGACCACCATACGACAAGTTCCGTAAAATCACCAAATACGTCAAACGCATTGATGAAAACGAATACACCATTGGACAAGAACACCccaagaacttgagaaTTCCCAAGAAAATCCCCGAGACGCCGCATTATAAATATGAAACCCGATTCTTCAAGAGACAAAATAGAGGTTTATACGGAGGAAGACAACGTACTGCCTCCAAGACATGTTCCGAATACTTTAACAAGAACCTTCGATCTCACCGCCCCAATGTCAACAAAGGTGGATTGTGGTCTGAGATTCTCAACAAGAGAATCCAGGCTAGAATCTCGGCAAATGTATTGAAAACTGTGTCGAAGGTGGGCGGCATCGACCAGTACCTATTAAAGTCTACTCCAGCAAGAATCAAGACTATGGGATTATTGGGCTGGAAATTGAGATATCAACTATTACAGAAATTAGAGCAAGATGAAAGAGGCACTTTAGATAGCAAACCTGTGCAATATATCCACCCCGATGGCAGAAAATTTACCCAGACCAAAAAGCAAATATTGGATGAACTATTTGAACACGTCAAGAGAGATAGTTATTTGCCCGTACATGAAAAGCAGTTCTTGAAAGAGTACTGCTGGTTGTCATATGGTGATCTAGTTGCTAAGCTCGATGAATATAATGCTAAATTTGGTGCCTTGATCCAATCGGTAAATAGCGCAAGTCTGCCaattcagcagcagcagggtGTATAG
- a CDS encoding 60S ribosomal protein eL36, translated as MAKSGIAVGLNKGHKTTAKEVAPKISYRKGALSQRTVFVRSIVSEVSGLAPYERRLIELIRNAGEKRAKKLAKKRLGTHKRALRKVEEMNKIIAESRRH; from the exons ATGGCTAAGTCTG GAATTGCTGTCGGTTTAAACAAGGGTCACAAGACTACCGCTAAGGAAGTTGCACCCAAAATCTCATACAGAAAAGGAGCTTTGTCTCAAAGAACCGTTTTCGTTAGATCAATCGTCTCGGAAGTCTCTGGATTGGCCCCATACGAAAGAAGATTGATTGAATTGATCAGAAACGCTGGTGAAAAGAGAGCCAagaagttggccaagaagaGATTGGGTACCCACAAGAGAGCTTTgagaaaagttgaagagatGAACAAGATTATTGCTGAATCTAGAAGACACTAA